One window of the Mycobacterium haemophilum DSM 44634 genome contains the following:
- the kdpA gene encoding potassium-transporting ATPase subunit KdpA: MSSTTAGLLFLALMVVALAVVHVPFGDYMYRVYRTEKHTRLERFIYRMMGANPKAEQTWSTYARSVLAFSAISVVFLFVLQLVQDKLPLHLHDPATKMTPALAWNTAVSFVTNTNWQAYSGETTQGHLVQMAGLAVQNFVSAAVGMAVAIALVRGFARKHTGELGNFWVDLVRGTLRILLPISVIAAVALISGGAVQNFHLNDQVVTTLAGSSQTITGGPVASQEVIKELGTNGGGFYNANSSHPFENPTTWTNWLEIFLLLVISFSLPRTFGRVVGSPKQGYAIAAVMVSLAAISVALMMLVQLQHHGTVPTAVGAAAEGVEQRFGVANSAVWADATTLTSTGAVDSVHDSYTSLGGMMAMFNMQLGEVAPGGTGSGLYGMLILAVITVFVAGLMVGRTPEYLGKKITSREIKLAASYFLVTPLIVLVGTAIAIALPGQRAAMTNIGPHGLSEVLYAFTSAANNNGSAFAGLSANTVWYNTALGLAMAFGRFLPIILVLALAGSLARQGTTPESAGTLPTHKPQFVGLVAGVTIILVALTFLPALALGPLAEGIH; the protein is encoded by the coding sequence GTGAGTAGCACCACGGCGGGTCTGCTGTTCCTCGCGCTTATGGTCGTGGCGTTGGCGGTCGTCCATGTGCCGTTCGGCGACTACATGTACCGGGTTTACCGCACCGAAAAGCACACGCGACTTGAGCGGTTCATCTATCGCATGATGGGCGCCAACCCAAAAGCGGAGCAGACCTGGTCCACCTATGCCCGCAGCGTCCTAGCATTTTCCGCGATCAGCGTCGTGTTTTTGTTTGTCTTGCAACTGGTCCAGGACAAGCTTCCGCTGCACCTGCACGATCCGGCGACCAAGATGACGCCGGCGCTGGCGTGGAACACCGCCGTCAGCTTCGTCACCAACACCAACTGGCAGGCCTATTCCGGTGAAACCACCCAGGGCCATCTGGTGCAGATGGCGGGTTTGGCAGTGCAGAACTTCGTATCCGCCGCGGTGGGCATGGCTGTCGCTATCGCGTTAGTGCGTGGATTCGCCCGCAAACACACCGGAGAACTCGGCAACTTTTGGGTCGACCTAGTCCGCGGCACGCTGCGCATCCTGCTGCCGATCTCCGTCATCGCCGCGGTCGCGCTGATCTCCGGCGGCGCTGTGCAGAACTTCCACCTCAACGACCAAGTCGTCACCACACTGGCCGGCTCGTCACAAACCATCACCGGTGGTCCAGTCGCCAGCCAGGAGGTGATTAAAGAACTCGGCACCAACGGGGGCGGCTTCTATAACGCCAACTCATCGCACCCGTTCGAGAACCCGACCACCTGGACCAACTGGTTGGAGATCTTCCTGCTGCTGGTCATCAGTTTCTCGCTGCCGCGCACCTTCGGTCGCGTGGTGGGTAGCCCCAAGCAGGGCTACGCGATCGCTGCGGTCATGGTGAGTCTGGCCGCTATTAGCGTCGCCCTGATGATGCTGGTTCAGCTGCAGCATCACGGCACTGTCCCCACCGCGGTGGGCGCCGCGGCCGAAGGCGTCGAACAGCGTTTCGGGGTCGCCAACTCGGCTGTTTGGGCCGACGCCACCACACTAACGTCGACCGGCGCCGTCGACTCGGTGCACGACTCCTACACCAGCCTGGGCGGCATGATGGCGATGTTCAACATGCAGCTCGGTGAGGTTGCACCGGGTGGTACCGGCTCGGGCTTGTACGGAATGCTGATCCTGGCGGTCATCACGGTGTTCGTCGCGGGATTGATGGTGGGCCGGACACCGGAGTACCTCGGCAAGAAGATCACCTCCCGCGAAATTAAGCTCGCGGCTAGCTACTTTCTGGTCACTCCACTGATCGTGCTGGTAGGCACCGCCATCGCCATAGCACTGCCGGGCCAGCGCGCGGCGATGACCAACATCGGACCGCACGGTCTGTCAGAGGTGTTATATGCGTTTACCTCCGCAGCCAACAACAACGGCTCCGCATTCGCTGGCCTGTCGGCCAACACCGTCTGGTATAACACCGCGCTCGGCCTGGCGATGGCTTTCGGTAGGTTCCTGCCGATCATCCTGGTGCTGGCACTGGCCGGCTCGCTGGCCCGTCAGGGCACGACGCCGGAGTCCGCGGGCACCCTGCCCACTCATAAGCCTCAGTTCGTTGGGCTAGTCGCTGGTGTGACCATCATTCTGGTTGCCCTCACGTTCCTGCCCGCGCTGGCGCTCGGGCCGCTGGCCGAAGGGATCCACTGA
- the kdpB gene encoding potassium-transporting ATPase subunit KdpB: protein MLSPATDLAVPAHSAGASGHPVHGGLLDPKMLLTSLPSAVRKLDPRTLWRNPVMFIVEIGAVWATVLAIGAPSWFAWLIVFWLWLTVVFANLAEAVAEGRGKAQADTLRKAKAHTVARRLQGWKPGAAGSPGVEEEEVAAPLLQLGDIVVVEAGQIIPGDGDVVEGIASVDESAITGESAPVIRESGGDRSAVTGGTTVLSDRIVVKITQKPGESFLDRMIALVEGANRQKTPNEIALNILLAALTIIFVFAVATLQPLAIYSKAGRPGVPDTQALDGNGVTGIVLVALLVCLIPTTIGALLSAIGIAGMDRLVQRNVLAMSGRAVEAAGDVNTLLLDKTGTITLGNREASQFIPVNGVSAEELADAAQLSSIADETPEGRSVVVYAKVAYGLRARTPGELAHATWVAFTATTRMSGVDIDGRQLRKGAASSVSEWIRSHGGTVSHQLGQIVDGISAAGGTPLVVGEVTTGAARVLGVIYLKDVVKTGMRDRFDAMRRMGIRTVMITGDNPLTAKAIAEEAGVDDFLAEATPEDKMVLIKREQEGGRLVAMTGDGTNDAPALAQADVGVAMNTGTSAAKEAGNMVDLDSDPTKLIEIVEIGKQLLITRGALTTFSIANDVAKYFAIIPALFVALFPGLDLINVMRLHSPQSAILSAVIFNAVVIVALIPLALRGVRYTPCHASKLLSRNLYIYGVGGLIAPFIGIKAIDLMVQLLPGMA, encoded by the coding sequence ATGCTTTCGCCTGCAACAGATCTGGCCGTCCCCGCGCATTCCGCCGGCGCATCAGGGCACCCGGTTCACGGCGGTCTGCTGGACCCAAAGATGCTGCTGACGTCGCTGCCGTCGGCCGTGCGCAAGCTCGACCCGCGCACGCTATGGCGCAACCCGGTGATGTTCATCGTCGAGATCGGTGCCGTGTGGGCAACGGTGCTGGCGATCGGCGCACCGAGCTGGTTCGCCTGGCTCATCGTGTTCTGGCTGTGGCTGACGGTGGTGTTCGCCAACCTGGCCGAGGCCGTCGCTGAGGGGCGTGGCAAGGCACAAGCCGATACGCTGCGAAAGGCCAAGGCGCACACCGTGGCACGCCGCCTGCAGGGCTGGAAACCTGGTGCTGCCGGCTCTCCCGGTGTTGAAGAGGAGGAAGTCGCCGCGCCCCTGTTGCAACTGGGCGACATCGTCGTCGTGGAAGCCGGCCAAATCATTCCCGGCGACGGCGATGTCGTGGAAGGCATTGCTTCAGTGGATGAATCGGCCATTACTGGAGAATCGGCGCCGGTTATCCGCGAATCCGGCGGCGACCGCTCGGCGGTGACCGGCGGGACAACCGTCCTCTCGGATCGCATCGTGGTCAAAATCACCCAGAAGCCCGGGGAAAGCTTTTTGGATCGGATGATCGCCCTGGTTGAGGGGGCCAACCGGCAGAAGACGCCCAATGAGATTGCGCTGAACATTCTGCTCGCCGCGCTGACCATCATCTTTGTGTTCGCTGTCGCGACGCTGCAGCCGCTCGCGATCTACTCCAAGGCGGGGCGCCCCGGTGTGCCGGATACCCAAGCCCTCGACGGCAACGGCGTCACCGGCATCGTCTTGGTGGCGTTGCTGGTGTGCCTGATCCCGACCACGATCGGTGCACTGCTGTCGGCCATCGGCATCGCCGGCATGGACCGATTGGTCCAGCGCAATGTGCTAGCCATGTCGGGGCGTGCGGTGGAGGCAGCCGGCGACGTTAACACGCTGCTGCTAGACAAAACCGGAACCATCACCCTGGGCAATCGGGAGGCGTCGCAATTCATTCCGGTCAACGGGGTCAGCGCCGAGGAACTTGCTGACGCCGCTCAGCTGTCCAGCATCGCCGACGAAACCCCCGAGGGCCGCTCCGTCGTCGTGTACGCCAAAGTGGCCTATGGGCTGCGCGCCCGCACACCCGGAGAACTCGCCCACGCCACCTGGGTCGCGTTTACCGCGACGACACGGATGTCGGGGGTCGACATCGATGGACGACAGTTGCGCAAGGGCGCGGCCAGCTCGGTCTCAGAGTGGATCCGCAGCCATGGCGGCACCGTGTCGCACCAACTCGGACAAATTGTCGACGGCATCTCCGCCGCCGGAGGCACCCCACTGGTGGTGGGCGAGGTCACCACCGGTGCAGCACGGGTGCTCGGTGTCATTTATCTCAAAGATGTGGTGAAAACCGGGATGCGCGACCGGTTCGACGCCATGCGTCGAATGGGCATTCGGACAGTGATGATCACTGGCGATAATCCGTTGACCGCCAAGGCGATCGCCGAGGAGGCTGGTGTCGACGACTTCCTCGCCGAGGCCACGCCCGAGGACAAGATGGTGCTGATCAAGCGCGAACAGGAGGGCGGCCGGCTCGTCGCGATGACCGGCGACGGAACCAACGACGCCCCCGCGCTGGCCCAGGCGGATGTCGGAGTGGCGATGAACACCGGCACCAGCGCGGCCAAAGAGGCCGGCAACATGGTCGACCTAGACTCAGATCCGACGAAACTCATCGAGATTGTTGAGATCGGCAAGCAGCTGCTGATCACCCGCGGCGCACTGACCACCTTCTCGATCGCCAACGACGTCGCCAAGTACTTCGCGATCATCCCGGCACTGTTCGTGGCGCTGTTCCCGGGTCTGGACCTGATCAACGTCATGCGGTTACACAGTCCGCAGTCGGCGATTCTGTCGGCAGTGATCTTCAACGCGGTCGTCATCGTCGCACTGATTCCGCTGGCGCTGCGCGGTGTGCGCTATACGCCCTGCCATGCGTCGAAACTGTTGAGCCGCAATCTTTATATCTACGGAGTGGGCGGGCTCATCGCCCCGTTCATCGGGATCAAGGCCATCGACCTGATGGTCCAACTACTTCCCGGGATGGCCTGA
- a CDS encoding potassium-transporting ATPase subunit C, whose protein sequence is MNFTNLVRQHWAALRGLLVLTVIVGIGYPLFIWLVAQLPGLHDKAEGSIITVDGKPVGSKLIGQLFTTDAGDPLPQYFQTRPSAAGTGYDPLASGGSNLGPESIVDTPADPAKVATGAKPADAGFKASLLTLACSRSAAVAKAEGLGTEAGLRPFCTSDGVGAVLSVIGPRDTRGNVVRPTRVVSVNEPCATTQQPFLVSYLGVHVECAQFGEDYSIGQIVPIRGTAPDSPQVPSDAVTASGSGLDPNISPAYAAIQVARVAGARHVSPDQIRSVVAEHTDGRDLGFLGEPRVNVLALNLALDHKYPVTS, encoded by the coding sequence ATGAACTTCACCAACCTTGTTCGCCAGCACTGGGCTGCGTTGCGCGGGCTGCTGGTTTTGACCGTGATCGTCGGCATCGGCTACCCGCTGTTTATTTGGCTCGTCGCGCAGCTCCCCGGTCTGCACGACAAGGCGGAGGGCTCGATCATCACGGTCGACGGCAAACCGGTCGGCAGTAAGTTGATCGGCCAGTTGTTCACCACTGACGCCGGCGACCCGCTGCCGCAATATTTCCAGACGCGACCATCGGCGGCCGGCACTGGCTACGATCCGCTGGCCAGCGGCGGCAGTAACTTGGGTCCGGAAAGCATCGTCGACACGCCGGCGGACCCGGCCAAGGTGGCGACCGGCGCCAAACCGGCCGACGCCGGATTCAAGGCCAGCCTGCTGACGCTGGCATGTTCCCGCAGCGCGGCCGTCGCCAAGGCCGAGGGCCTCGGCACGGAGGCGGGGTTGCGGCCGTTCTGCACTTCAGACGGCGTCGGCGCGGTGCTGTCGGTGATCGGTCCGCGCGATACCCGCGGAAATGTTGTCCGGCCGACAAGGGTCGTCAGCGTCAACGAGCCATGCGCGACAACACAGCAACCATTCCTGGTCAGTTACTTAGGCGTGCATGTCGAATGCGCACAGTTCGGCGAGGACTACTCGATCGGCCAGATCGTGCCCATCCGCGGCACCGCACCTGATAGCCCACAGGTGCCCAGCGACGCGGTCACCGCAAGTGGCAGCGGCTTGGATCCGAATATCTCACCGGCCTACGCCGCTATCCAGGTCGCCAGGGTCGCGGGCGCCCGGCACGTCAGCCCGGATCAGATCCGTTCCGTCGTGGCCGAGCACACCGACGGCCGCGACCTCGGGTTCCTGGGTGAACCCCGGGTTAACGTCTTGGCACTCAACCTGGCACTCGACCACAAGTACCCGGTCACCAGTTGA
- a CDS encoding sensor histidine kinase: MRTLVDDGHVGDISRKDHSPKRGELRIYLGAAPGVGKTYAMLGEAHRRLERGTDLVAAIVETHGRRKTAELLDGIEIIGPRFIEYRGSRFPELDVPAVLARHPQVVLVDELAHTNTPGSKNEKRWQDVEELLDAGITVISTVNIQHLESLNDVVAQITGIEQKETMPDSIVREASQVELIDITPEALRRRLSHGNVYAPERIDAALSNYFRRGNLTALRELALLWLADQVDTALAHYRAENKITEMWEARERVVVAVTGGPESETLVRRGSRIASKSSAELMVVHVIHGDGLAGLAESRITKIRELANSLDASLHTVVGDDVPTALLDFAREINATQLVIGTSRRSRWARIFEEDIGPTIVQRSGKIDVHIVTHEESKHGFRAASLSPSERRVTSWLAAIIIPAIICAVTVTTLDRHLNNDGESALFFVGVLLVGLLGGVAPAALSAVLSGLLLNYYLINPRHSFTIAEPNSAITELVLLLIAVAVAVLVNDAAKRTREARRASQEAELLTLFAGSVLRGADIETLLERVRETYSQHAVSMLREPAEDDRGGGKHRGYVIASVGKDPCVTVDSADTAIEVGDDEFWMLLAGKKLSARDRRVLSAVAKQAAGLIRQRELAEEASQTEAIVKADELRRSLLSAVSHDLRTPLAAAKVAVSSLRAEDIAFSAEDTAELLATIEESIDQLTALVGNLLDSSRLAAGVVHPELHRVYLEETVQRALVSIGKGATGFYRSAIDRVKVDVGGTVVMADAGLLERVFANLIDNALRYAPNCVVRVNAGQLGNRVLINVIDEGPGIPRGAEDQLFEPFQRLGDHDNTTGVGLGMSVARGFVEAMGGTIAASDTPGGGLTVVVDLAAPQRYGDP, translated from the coding sequence TTGAGGACACTGGTGGATGATGGTCACGTGGGTGACATCAGTCGCAAAGACCACTCTCCCAAACGCGGGGAGCTACGCATCTACCTCGGCGCGGCCCCGGGTGTCGGTAAAACGTATGCGATGCTCGGCGAAGCGCACCGCCGTTTGGAACGCGGCACCGACCTGGTGGCCGCGATCGTCGAGACACACGGACGCCGGAAAACCGCTGAGCTACTTGACGGCATCGAGATCATCGGTCCCCGTTTTATCGAATATCGCGGCAGCCGTTTCCCCGAACTCGACGTGCCGGCCGTGCTGGCACGTCATCCGCAGGTAGTCCTGGTCGACGAACTCGCCCATACCAATACACCAGGCAGCAAGAACGAAAAACGGTGGCAGGACGTCGAGGAACTGCTCGACGCCGGCATCACGGTGATCTCCACCGTCAATATCCAGCACCTGGAAAGCCTCAACGACGTCGTCGCCCAGATCACCGGCATCGAGCAAAAAGAAACGATGCCGGATTCGATCGTGCGAGAGGCTTCGCAAGTCGAACTCATCGACATCACGCCAGAGGCGCTACGCCGCAGGCTATCCCACGGCAACGTCTACGCTCCAGAAAGAATCGACGCGGCGCTATCCAACTATTTCCGCCGCGGAAATCTCACTGCACTAAGAGAATTGGCGTTGCTATGGCTGGCCGACCAGGTCGATACCGCGCTGGCACACTACCGCGCCGAAAACAAAATCACCGAAATGTGGGAGGCACGTGAGCGCGTTGTCGTGGCGGTCACCGGCGGTCCGGAATCGGAGACGTTGGTACGGCGGGGATCGCGGATCGCATCGAAGTCCAGCGCCGAGCTCATGGTGGTGCACGTCATACACGGCGACGGACTAGCCGGCCTCGCAGAATCCCGGATAACTAAAATTCGCGAGCTGGCGAACAGCCTCGACGCTTCCCTGCACACCGTGGTCGGTGACGACGTGCCCACCGCCCTACTCGATTTCGCTCGCGAGATCAACGCCACGCAGCTCGTGATCGGCACCTCCCGCCGGTCTCGGTGGGCGCGCATCTTCGAGGAAGACATCGGCCCGACCATTGTGCAACGGTCCGGCAAGATCGACGTCCACATTGTCACCCACGAGGAGTCCAAACACGGCTTTCGAGCCGCGTCGCTTTCGCCCAGCGAGCGGCGCGTCACCTCCTGGCTCGCGGCCATCATCATCCCGGCAATCATCTGCGCCGTTACGGTCACCACGCTGGACCGGCATCTGAACAACGACGGCGAGAGCGCATTGTTTTTCGTCGGGGTGCTACTGGTGGGTCTGCTGGGAGGCGTTGCCCCGGCGGCTCTTTCGGCGGTGCTGTCCGGGCTGCTGCTGAATTACTATCTGATCAATCCGCGGCACAGCTTCACCATCGCCGAACCCAACAGCGCCATCACCGAGCTGGTGCTGCTGCTGATCGCGGTCGCGGTCGCGGTCCTCGTCAACGACGCGGCTAAACGCACCCGGGAAGCCCGACGCGCCTCGCAAGAGGCGGAATTGCTGACACTGTTCGCGGGCTCGGTGCTGCGCGGGGCGGATATCGAGACCCTGCTGGAACGCGTACGAGAAACCTATTCACAGCACGCGGTCAGCATGCTGCGCGAGCCCGCTGAGGACGACCGCGGCGGTGGAAAGCACAGGGGTTATGTTATCGCCAGCGTGGGCAAAGACCCTTGTGTGACGGTTGATTCCGCAGACACTGCGATCGAGGTCGGCGATGACGAATTCTGGATGCTGCTGGCCGGCAAGAAACTCTCCGCGCGTGACCGCCGGGTGCTCAGCGCGGTGGCCAAGCAAGCCGCGGGTCTGATACGACAGCGCGAACTAGCCGAGGAAGCCAGCCAGACCGAGGCGATCGTGAAAGCCGATGAACTGAGGCGGTCGCTGCTCTCAGCGGTCAGTCACGACCTGCGCACGCCGCTGGCGGCCGCTAAGGTCGCAGTATCCAGCTTGCGCGCCGAAGACATCGCCTTCTCCGCCGAGGACACCGCCGAATTGCTGGCCACCATCGAAGAGTCCATCGACCAGCTCACCGCACTCGTGGGAAACCTGCTTGATTCGTCGCGGCTGGCTGCCGGCGTGGTACACCCGGAACTACACCGGGTCTACCTGGAGGAAACGGTGCAACGCGCCCTGGTCAGTATCGGCAAGGGGGCCACCGGTTTCTACCGATCCGCCATCGACCGCGTCAAGGTCGACGTGGGTGGCACCGTGGTGATGGCCGACGCCGGACTACTCGAGCGGGTCTTTGCTAACCTGATCGACAACGCGTTGCGATACGCGCCCAATTGCGTGGTCCGGGTCAACGCGGGACAGCTGGGAAACCGTGTGCTGATCAATGTCATCGACGAGGGCCCAGGAATCCCGCGTGGGGCCGAGGATCAGCTCTTCGAGCCCTTCCAGCGGCTCGGTGATCACGACAACACAACCGGTGTCGGTCTGGGAATGTCGGTGGCACGCGGTTTCGTCGAGGCCATGGGCGGCACCATTGCGGCCAGCGACACACCGGGAGGCGGACTGACCGTGGTGGTGGATCTTGCTGCGCCGCAACGATACGGTGACCCATGA
- a CDS encoding response regulator, with product MTRVLVIDDEPQILRALRINLSVRGYDVITASSGAGALRAAAEHRPDVVVLDLGLPDISGIEVLGGLRGWLTAPVIVLSARTDSSDKVEALDAGADDYVTKPFGMDEFLARLRAAVRRNTAAAELDQPVVETKAFTVDLAAKKVTKNGAEVHLTPTEWGMLEMLVRNRGKLVGREELLKEVWGPAYATETHYLRVYLAQLRRKLEDDPSHPKHLLTESGMGYRFEA from the coding sequence GTGACCCGCGTGCTGGTGATCGACGACGAGCCGCAAATCCTGCGCGCGCTGCGAATCAACCTGTCCGTGCGCGGCTACGATGTCATTACCGCGTCGAGCGGTGCGGGGGCGCTGCGTGCTGCAGCTGAGCACCGGCCCGACGTAGTGGTCCTCGATCTCGGCCTACCTGACATATCAGGTATTGAGGTACTAGGCGGGCTGCGCGGCTGGCTGACGGCACCGGTAATCGTGTTATCGGCACGCACCGATTCATCGGACAAGGTCGAGGCCCTGGACGCGGGCGCCGACGACTACGTCACGAAACCGTTCGGGATGGACGAATTCCTGGCTCGGCTGCGCGCCGCGGTCCGACGCAACACCGCAGCGGCCGAACTAGATCAGCCGGTTGTCGAAACCAAGGCATTCACCGTCGATCTGGCGGCCAAGAAGGTCACCAAGAACGGCGCCGAAGTGCACCTCACCCCGACCGAGTGGGGCATGCTTGAGATGCTGGTCCGCAACCGTGGCAAATTGGTCGGCCGCGAAGAGCTACTCAAAGAAGTGTGGGGACCGGCGTATGCCACCGAGACCCATTACCTGCGCGTGTATTTGGCGCAGTTGCGGCGCAAACTCGAAGATGACCCGTCGCACCCCAAACACCTATTGACCGAATCGGGCATGGGCTATCGCTTCGAAGCCTAA
- a CDS encoding siderophore-interacting protein, with amino-acid sequence MAGRPLQAFRVVGTQQVTPHMVRVVLGSSNFDAFVPNKFTDSYVKLVFVAADIDVAGLPQPLTLDSFAGLPPEQQPSVRTITVRQVDMAAREIALDIVMHGEHGLVGPWAASAQPGQPIYLMGPGGAYAPDPAADWHLLAGDESALPAIAAALEALPATAIGKAFIEVAGPDDEIPLTAPESVEVNWVYRGGRADLVPEDRAGDHAPLIEAVTTTPWLPGQVQVFIHGEAQTVMHNLRPYIRKERGVDGKWSSSISGYWRRGRTDETFRQWKKELAAAEAQT; translated from the coding sequence ATGGCAGGTCGACCACTACAAGCTTTCCGGGTAGTCGGTACCCAACAAGTCACACCACACATGGTCCGGGTGGTGCTCGGCAGCAGTAACTTTGACGCCTTCGTGCCCAACAAATTCACCGACTCCTACGTCAAGCTGGTATTTGTCGCCGCGGACATCGACGTGGCCGGGTTGCCCCAGCCGCTGACCCTGGACAGCTTCGCTGGCCTGCCACCCGAGCAGCAACCTTCGGTCCGGACCATAACCGTCCGTCAGGTCGACATGGCAGCCCGCGAGATCGCCCTGGACATCGTGATGCACGGCGAGCACGGGTTGGTGGGTCCGTGGGCGGCGTCGGCCCAGCCCGGCCAGCCGATCTACCTGATGGGGCCCGGCGGCGCCTATGCCCCCGACCCTGCCGCCGATTGGCATCTGCTGGCCGGCGACGAATCCGCGCTCCCGGCCATTGCCGCCGCGCTGGAGGCATTGCCCGCTACTGCAATCGGCAAAGCTTTCATCGAAGTCGCCGGACCCGACGACGAAATACCGTTGACTGCACCGGAATCCGTCGAGGTGAACTGGGTCTACCGCGGCGGCCGCGCCGATTTGGTTCCCGAAGATCGCGCCGGGGATCACGCGCCGTTGATCGAGGCCGTCACCACTACTCCCTGGCTACCCGGACAGGTGCAAGTCTTCATCCACGGTGAAGCCCAAACCGTGATGCACAACCTGCGCCCGTATATCCGCAAGGAGCGTGGCGTGGATGGCAAATGGTCGTCGTCGATCTCCGGTTATTGGCGACGCGGACGTACCGACGAGACGTTTCGGCAGTGGAAGAAGGAACTCGCCGCAGCGGAGGCGCAGACTTAA
- a CDS encoding cytochrome P450 produces the protein MAEATTDQIRLPPGPKVPQLIQALIFIFAKQRARMWLTKRYGSVYRLNLPVYGHSLVVSEPSLLRELFTSPSDLASRQTPNMGLLLGPGSTFSLDGAEHRERRKLLVPPFNGKRMETYTAIVEEEFMSEARTWPDGIEFETMPSWTKITGNIILRAVFGAHGAVFDELYELAPRTILLGGRMMMAPKWLRRDFGSWSPWAKLQAARKRYDDLVAQLIAEARADPSFEERTDMLALMLQARYDDGSPIPDGHISDELLTLLVAGHETTATTLGWAVERLRRNPGALARLVDEVDNGGTAVMQATIWEVQRCRPVVDLVHRQAHTQLRLGPWVVPKGDFVVADMWTAHHASASYEEPERFDPTRFADGPPDRYAWVPYGGGVHRCIGAAFANMEIAVVLRLLLREFELAPSDAPAEPIHFRGVTNGPGHGGRAVLHRR, from the coding sequence ATGGCGGAAGCTACTACTGATCAGATTCGGTTGCCTCCGGGTCCGAAAGTGCCGCAGCTGATTCAGGCGTTGATATTCATTTTTGCGAAGCAACGCGCCCGGATGTGGTTGACCAAACGTTATGGATCCGTGTACCGCCTCAATCTACCGGTGTACGGGCATTCGCTTGTCGTCAGCGAGCCATCGCTGTTGAGGGAACTCTTCACTTCTCCCAGCGATCTGGCCAGTCGGCAAACACCGAACATGGGCCTTTTGCTGGGACCGGGTTCGACATTCAGTTTAGACGGTGCCGAGCATCGTGAGCGTCGCAAACTGCTGGTGCCACCGTTTAACGGTAAACGCATGGAGACGTATACGGCGATCGTCGAAGAGGAGTTCATGAGCGAAGCTCGAACATGGCCCGATGGAATCGAATTCGAAACCATGCCATCGTGGACGAAGATCACCGGCAACATCATCTTGCGTGCGGTCTTTGGCGCGCACGGTGCAGTTTTTGACGAGCTCTATGAATTAGCGCCGCGGACGATTCTTCTCGGCGGCCGCATGATGATGGCTCCAAAGTGGCTTCGGCGCGATTTCGGCTCGTGGAGCCCGTGGGCCAAACTGCAGGCGGCGCGAAAGCGTTATGACGACCTGGTCGCGCAGCTGATCGCCGAAGCTCGTGCAGATCCGAGCTTTGAAGAACGAACTGACATGCTGGCGTTGATGCTGCAGGCTCGTTATGACGACGGCTCACCCATCCCTGACGGTCACATCAGCGATGAACTGCTGACGCTGCTAGTGGCTGGACACGAAACGACTGCCACCACCTTGGGGTGGGCTGTCGAGCGGTTGCGTCGGAACCCTGGCGCCTTGGCGCGACTTGTCGATGAGGTCGATAACGGCGGAACCGCGGTGATGCAGGCGACGATCTGGGAGGTGCAACGTTGCCGGCCCGTAGTAGATCTCGTTCATCGGCAAGCGCATACGCAGCTGCGCCTGGGTCCCTGGGTAGTTCCGAAGGGGGATTTCGTTGTTGCCGATATGTGGACTGCCCACCATGCGTCAGCTAGCTACGAGGAGCCAGAACGGTTTGATCCCACCCGCTTCGCGGATGGACCACCAGACAGATACGCGTGGGTACCTTACGGCGGAGGGGTGCACCGTTGCATCGGCGCCGCCTTCGCAAACATGGAGATAGCAGTCGTTCTGAGACTGCTGCTGCGCGAGTTCGAACTCGCTCCGTCCGATGCCCCCGCCGAGCCAATCCATTTTCGGGGCGTCACCAACGGACCGGGTCACGGCGGGCGCGCCGTGCTGCACCGCCGTTAA